In Streptomyces sp. NBC_01707, a genomic segment contains:
- a CDS encoding phosphodiester glycosidase family protein, whose translation MSDIADKSRRSASRVKQAAWRGAALGAAFTLAALVPPAVANAGAADSGRPVASGSGSGEIAWTTADVAPGAQVRTGVLRNSGVAAVWTVTVQAPAVNRLTGVATWAPLGDRAWADSTAGRLREAGFEPRLEQVLWDEYADTPRGTMGWQVRVGRYASQDQAGTMNSAVSAAGFRTSVEWTGYDGRQAADAENIHVAVLDPARLHGTIAVSDGGNVADREKTSAVAARLGSLIGVNGGFFITSDSDGVQGTVAGLSAVHGRLESMAVGSRAALILGDGGRRPRIADLSTTVTVRAGAATYGVQGINRVPGKVRNCGRPGAAPTDQPRHDTTCTLADDLVKFTPAFRAPLPTGPGVQTVLDKHGIVVSTGGRGGVAPEHGSVLQGTGAAGNWLMDHAHVGKRLSLREVVRDSSGRQVRLGPDDSIVSAAPTLVEDGRIHIDAATEGTLDPQDLSFGFAWSNVRQPRTLAGIDGRGRLLLVTVDGRQPGVSEGFTLGEAARFMRSLGAVQALNLDGGGSSAMAVKGSLVNVTSDATGERAVGDTIQVLPGRRSS comes from the coding sequence ATGTCCGACATCGCCGATAAGTCGCGTCGCAGTGCGAGCCGGGTGAAGCAGGCCGCATGGCGAGGGGCCGCACTCGGGGCTGCCTTCACTTTGGCCGCTCTCGTCCCTCCTGCCGTCGCGAACGCGGGGGCCGCCGACTCGGGTCGGCCCGTCGCCTCCGGCTCCGGCTCCGGCGAAATCGCGTGGACGACAGCTGATGTGGCGCCCGGCGCCCAGGTCCGCACCGGAGTTCTTCGGAACTCCGGCGTCGCCGCGGTATGGACGGTCACGGTGCAGGCGCCTGCTGTCAACCGCCTGACGGGTGTGGCCACATGGGCCCCGCTCGGCGACAGGGCCTGGGCCGATTCCACCGCCGGGCGTCTACGCGAAGCCGGGTTCGAACCGCGCCTGGAACAGGTGCTGTGGGACGAGTACGCCGACACCCCGCGCGGCACGATGGGTTGGCAGGTCAGGGTCGGCCGGTATGCCAGCCAGGACCAGGCGGGCACCATGAACTCGGCCGTGTCGGCCGCCGGGTTCCGTACGTCCGTCGAATGGACCGGCTACGACGGCCGGCAGGCGGCCGACGCGGAGAACATTCACGTCGCCGTTCTGGACCCGGCGCGTCTTCACGGGACGATCGCGGTCAGCGACGGTGGCAACGTGGCCGACCGAGAGAAGACCTCGGCGGTGGCCGCCCGACTCGGCTCACTGATCGGCGTCAACGGTGGCTTCTTCATCACGTCGGACTCCGACGGTGTCCAGGGTACGGTGGCCGGCCTGTCCGCCGTGCACGGCAGGCTCGAGTCGATGGCGGTCGGTTCCCGTGCCGCGCTGATCCTGGGCGACGGGGGTCGGCGGCCGCGGATCGCCGACCTGTCCACCACGGTCACCGTACGGGCAGGAGCGGCAACGTACGGGGTGCAGGGAATCAACCGGGTGCCGGGCAAGGTCCGCAACTGCGGACGCCCCGGCGCCGCCCCCACCGACCAGCCCCGCCACGACACCACTTGTACCCTGGCGGACGACCTCGTGAAGTTCACCCCCGCGTTCCGCGCTCCGCTCCCCACGGGCCCGGGCGTCCAGACGGTCCTCGACAAGCACGGCATCGTGGTCTCCACAGGTGGCCGCGGTGGTGTCGCGCCGGAGCACGGCTCGGTCCTGCAGGGCACGGGGGCGGCCGGGAACTGGCTCATGGATCACGCACACGTCGGCAAGCGGCTGTCGTTGCGTGAGGTCGTCCGGGACTCCTCGGGGCGGCAGGTCAGGCTCGGCCCCGATGACAGCATCGTCAGTGCGGCTCCCACCCTCGTCGAGGACGGCCGCATCCACATCGATGCCGCCACCGAAGGCACGCTCGACCCGCAGGACCTCTCGTTCGGATTCGCCTGGTCCAACGTCCGCCAGCCCCGTACCCTGGCCGGCATCGACGGGCGGGGACGGCTGCTGCTGGTCACGGTGGACGGGCGGCAGCCGGGAGTGAGCGAGGGCTTCACGCTGGGCGAGGCCGCGCGCTTCATGCGGTCGCTGGGCGCGGTGCAGGCTCTCAACCTCGACGGAGGCGGGTCCTCCGCGATGGCGGTGAAGGGCTCCCTCGTCAACGTCACCTCGGACGCCACGGGTGAACGCGCCGTCGGCGACACGATTCAGGTCCTGCCGGGGCGTCGTAGCTCCTGA
- a CDS encoding type B 50S ribosomal protein L31 gives MQQDKHPSYRPVVFRDRSAGYAFLTRSTASSDQTIDWDDGNTYPVIDVEISAESHPFFTGKARVVDTEGQVAKFERRYGEEGNKDAS, from the coding sequence ATGCAGCAGGACAAGCACCCTTCCTACCGTCCCGTCGTCTTCCGCGACCGCTCCGCGGGCTACGCCTTCCTCACCCGGTCCACCGCGTCCAGCGACCAGACCATCGACTGGGACGACGGCAACACCTACCCGGTCATCGATGTGGAGATCTCCGCCGAGAGCCACCCCTTCTTCACCGGCAAGGCCCGAGTCGTCGACACCGAGGGGCAGGTGGCGAAGTTCGAGCGGCGGTACGGGGAGGAAGGGAACAAGGACGCCTCCTGA
- a CDS encoding carbohydrate kinase: MLDRLDLLVIGECVADIVRLPGAADQVHPGGSPANVAYGLARLGRNATLLTQLGPDDNGRLIRDHLATAGVEVRTDGATTPTPSAAVTLDGAGRAAYTFAITWTLDPVSLDRPPHHVHTGSIAAVMSPGNATVLGAVESLRAGATVSYDPNVRPELMGDHDAAVREVERCVALSDVVKASDEDLEWLYPGHEPEQVAERWRTTGPALVLVTRGGDGALAVFAGGHVTVDALPTDVVDTVGAGDAFMSGTLHALASRGLLGAGSRERLRSLDRDTVTDVLRHAAASAAVTVARAGANPPDEAELEEALSRF, translated from the coding sequence ATGCTCGACAGACTCGACCTGCTGGTCATCGGCGAATGCGTCGCCGACATCGTCCGGCTGCCGGGTGCGGCCGATCAGGTCCACCCGGGCGGCAGCCCGGCCAATGTCGCGTACGGTCTGGCCCGGCTCGGGCGTAACGCCACGCTGCTCACCCAGCTCGGCCCGGACGACAACGGGCGGCTGATCAGGGATCATCTGGCCACCGCCGGGGTCGAGGTCCGCACGGACGGCGCGACGACGCCCACCCCGTCCGCCGCCGTGACCCTGGACGGCGCCGGCCGGGCCGCGTACACCTTCGCGATCACCTGGACGCTGGACCCGGTCTCCCTGGACCGGCCGCCGCACCACGTGCACACGGGTTCCATCGCGGCGGTGATGAGCCCCGGCAACGCGACTGTCCTGGGCGCGGTCGAGTCACTGCGGGCGGGTGCGACGGTCAGCTACGACCCCAATGTGCGGCCCGAGTTGATGGGGGACCACGACGCGGCCGTGCGCGAGGTCGAGCGCTGTGTCGCACTCAGCGATGTGGTCAAGGCCAGTGACGAGGACCTGGAGTGGCTGTACCCGGGCCACGAGCCGGAACAGGTCGCCGAGCGGTGGCGCACCACCGGCCCGGCCCTCGTCCTCGTCACCCGAGGGGGTGACGGCGCGCTGGCCGTGTTCGCGGGCGGGCACGTGACGGTCGACGCCCTTCCCACCGACGTCGTCGACACGGTGGGTGCGGGCGACGCCTTCATGTCGGGCACGCTGCACGCTCTCGCCTCGCGAGGGCTGCTCGGCGCGGGGAGCCGGGAACGGCTGCGTTCCCTGGACCGGGACACCGTGACCGATGTCCTGCGCCACGCGGCGGCCTCGGCCGCCGTGACCGTCGCACGGGCGGGCGCCAACCCGCCGGACGAGGCGGAGTTGGAGGAGGCGCTCAGCCGCTTCTGA